In the genome of Angustibacter sp. Root456, one region contains:
- a CDS encoding amidohydrolase family protein — protein sequence MTSRILLHDVAVQEGRGRASVPHQSVLVEGTTISAVLPAADAPVDDPDLDVRHLSGRTVMPGMTLGHSHIAYIDVVTARDTMFKYSLPELTLRAARNAAAMVQLGYTGLVGAGSVSGLDMVLRRAIADGWIEGPRITACSRDLMVSAPPERRNPEVAGRFPADLMPIVDTVAEMVERTTIEIDQGAQIIKTFSSGDDTYPNAKSDEILYTLEELQAVVRTARPRGVMVRAHSRGVEGIRNAIRAEVDVIDHASYADEEALQAIAAQGIYVVPSLYQPRQLLLHGAEHGKTPEYLEKLDYQAEIDNTIWMLPRAVELGIKIVAGDDFGFAWTPHGTYARELAAYVELAGIDPATVLTWATANGAALAGRGDTAGIVEAGRLADLVVTDGDPAQDITVLSRPDDIEMVLLDGRVVRDRTASGAQVAA from the coding sequence ATGACCTCCCGCATCCTGCTGCACGACGTCGCGGTCCAGGAGGGCCGCGGCCGTGCGTCCGTCCCGCACCAGAGCGTGCTGGTCGAGGGCACGACGATCTCGGCCGTGCTCCCGGCCGCCGACGCACCTGTCGACGACCCCGACCTGGACGTGCGCCACCTGAGCGGCCGTACGGTCATGCCCGGGATGACGTTGGGCCACAGCCACATCGCCTACATCGACGTCGTCACCGCTCGCGACACGATGTTCAAGTACTCGCTGCCCGAGCTCACCCTGCGAGCGGCGCGCAACGCCGCCGCGATGGTGCAGCTGGGCTACACCGGGCTGGTCGGGGCGGGGTCGGTCTCTGGCCTCGACATGGTGCTGAGGCGGGCCATCGCCGATGGGTGGATCGAGGGCCCGCGCATCACCGCCTGCAGTCGCGACCTGATGGTGTCGGCACCCCCGGAGCGCCGCAACCCTGAGGTGGCGGGGCGGTTCCCGGCCGACCTCATGCCGATCGTCGACACGGTGGCCGAGATGGTCGAGCGCACCACCATCGAGATCGACCAGGGCGCGCAGATCATCAAGACGTTCTCGTCCGGCGACGACACCTACCCGAACGCGAAGTCCGACGAGATCCTCTACACGCTCGAGGAGCTGCAGGCAGTCGTGCGCACGGCACGGCCCCGGGGCGTGATGGTGCGCGCCCACTCCCGAGGTGTCGAGGGCATCCGCAACGCGATCCGCGCCGAGGTCGACGTCATCGACCACGCGTCGTACGCCGACGAGGAAGCGCTGCAAGCCATTGCGGCACAGGGCATCTACGTTGTCCCGAGTCTCTACCAACCGCGACAGCTCCTGCTGCACGGAGCGGAGCACGGCAAGACGCCCGAGTACCTCGAGAAGCTCGACTACCAGGCCGAGATCGACAACACGATCTGGATGCTGCCGCGCGCCGTCGAGCTGGGCATCAAGATCGTCGCGGGCGACGACTTCGGCTTCGCGTGGACGCCGCACGGCACCTACGCCCGTGAGCTCGCGGCGTACGTCGAGCTGGCAGGTATCGACCCGGCGACGGTGCTCACCTGGGCCACGGCGAACGGCGCGGCGCTGGCGGGGCGCGGCGACACCGCCGGCATCGTCGAGGCCGGCCGTCTCGCCGACCTCGTCGTGACCGACGGCGACCCGGCGCAAGACATCACGGTGCTCTCGCGCCCGGACGACATCGAGATGGTCCTCCTCGACGGACGCGTCGTCCGCGATCGCACGGCGAGCGGCGCGCAGGTGGCGGCATGA